The following proteins are encoded in a genomic region of Lutra lutra chromosome 16, mLutLut1.2, whole genome shotgun sequence:
- the CYTH1 gene encoding cytohesin-1 isoform X4, with the protein MVLQAPGEDVPSDLTAEERQELENIRRRKQELLADIQRLKDEIAEVANEIENLGSTEERKNMQRNKQVAMGRKKFNMDPKKGIQFLIENDLLKNTCEDIAQFLYKGEGLNKTAIGDYLGERDEFNIQVLHAFVELHEFTDLNLVQALRQFLWSFRLPGEAQKIDRMMEAFAQRYCQCNHGVFQSTDTCYVLSFAIIMLNTSLHNPNVKDKPTVERFIAMNRGINDGGDLPEELLRNLYESIKNEPFKIPEDDGNDLTHTFFNPDREGWLLKLGGGRVKTWKRRWFILTDNCLYYFEYTTDKEPRGIIPLENLSIREVEDSKKPNCFELYIPDNKDQVIKACKTEADGRVVEGNHTVYRISAPTPEEKEEWIKCIKAAISRDPFYEMLAARKKKVSSTKRH; encoded by the exons TTCCCAGTGACCTGACCGCAGAGGAGCGCCAGGAACTGGAGAACATCCGGCGGAGAAAGCAGGAGCTGCTGGCCGACATTCAG AGGCTCAAGGATGAGATAGCAGAGGTAGCTAATGAAATTGAAAACCTCGGGTCCACAGAAGAAAG GAAAAACATGCAGAGGAACAAACAGGTAGCCATGGGCAGGAAGAAATTTAACATGGACCCTAAAAAG GGGATCCAGTTCTTAATAGAGAATGACCTGCTGAAGAACACTTGTGAGGACATCGCCCAGTTCTTGTACAAAGGGGAGGGGCTCAACAAGACCGCCATCGGCGACTACCTGGGGGAGAG AGATGAGTTTAATATCCAGGTTCTTCACGCATTTGTGGAGTTGCATGAGTTCACTGACCTCAACCTCGTCCAGGCGCTACG GCAGTTCCTGTGGAGCTTCCGGCTACCGGGAGAGGCCCAGAAGATCGACCGGATGATGGAGGCGTTCGCGCAGCGCTACTGCCAGTGCAACCACGGCGTGTTCCAGTCCACAG ATACTTGTTACGTCCTCTCGTTTGCCATCATCATGTTGAACACCAGCCTGCACAACCCCAACGTCAAAGATAAGCCCACTGTGGAGAGGTTCATCGCCATGAACCGCGGCATCAACGACGGGGGAGACCTGCCCGAGGAGCTGCTCCGG AATCTGTATGAGAGCATAAAAAACGAGCCTTTTAAAATCCCAGAGGATGATGGGAATGACCTCACTCACACATTCTTCAACCCAGACCGGGAAGGCTGGCTATTGAAACTCGG AGGTGGCAGGGTCAAGACTTGGAAAAGACGCTGGTTTATTCTGACCGACAACTGCCTTTACTACTTTGAATACACGACG GACAAGGAGCCCCGTGGGATCATCCCTTTAGAGAATCTGAGTATCCGGGAGGTAGAGGACTCCAAAAAGCCA AACTGCTTTGAGCTTTACATCCCCGACAATAAAGACCAAGTCATCAAAGCCTGCAAGACAGAGGCTGACGGGCGGGTGGTGGAAGGGAACCACACTGTGTACCGAATCTCGGCCCCGACGCcggaggagaaggaggagtggaTCAAATGCATCAA AGCAGCCATCAGCAGGGACCCTTTCTACGAGATGCTGGCAGCGCGGAAGAAGAAGGTCTCCTCCACGAAGAGACACTGA
- the CYTH1 gene encoding cytohesin-1 isoform X6, giving the protein MQRNKQVAMGRKKFNMDPKKGIQFLIENDLLKNTCEDIAQFLYKGEGLNKTAIGDYLGERDEFNIQVLHAFVELHEFTDLNLVQALRQFLWSFRLPGEAQKIDRMMEAFAQRYCQCNHGVFQSTDTCYVLSFAIIMLNTSLHNPNVKDKPTVERFIAMNRGINDGGDLPEELLRNLYESIKNEPFKIPEDDGNDLTHTFFNPDREGWLLKLGGGRVKTWKRRWFILTDNCLYYFEYTTDKEPRGIIPLENLSIREVEDSKKPNCFELYIPDNKDQVIKACKTEADGRVVEGNHTVYRISAPTPEEKEEWIKCIKAAISRDPFYEMLAARKKKVSSTKRH; this is encoded by the exons ATGCAGAGGAACAAACAGGTAGCCATGGGCAGGAAGAAATTTAACATGGACCCTAAAAAG GGGATCCAGTTCTTAATAGAGAATGACCTGCTGAAGAACACTTGTGAGGACATCGCCCAGTTCTTGTACAAAGGGGAGGGGCTCAACAAGACCGCCATCGGCGACTACCTGGGGGAGAG AGATGAGTTTAATATCCAGGTTCTTCACGCATTTGTGGAGTTGCATGAGTTCACTGACCTCAACCTCGTCCAGGCGCTACG GCAGTTCCTGTGGAGCTTCCGGCTACCGGGAGAGGCCCAGAAGATCGACCGGATGATGGAGGCGTTCGCGCAGCGCTACTGCCAGTGCAACCACGGCGTGTTCCAGTCCACAG ATACTTGTTACGTCCTCTCGTTTGCCATCATCATGTTGAACACCAGCCTGCACAACCCCAACGTCAAAGATAAGCCCACTGTGGAGAGGTTCATCGCCATGAACCGCGGCATCAACGACGGGGGAGACCTGCCCGAGGAGCTGCTCCGG AATCTGTATGAGAGCATAAAAAACGAGCCTTTTAAAATCCCAGAGGATGATGGGAATGACCTCACTCACACATTCTTCAACCCAGACCGGGAAGGCTGGCTATTGAAACTCGG AGGTGGCAGGGTCAAGACTTGGAAAAGACGCTGGTTTATTCTGACCGACAACTGCCTTTACTACTTTGAATACACGACG GACAAGGAGCCCCGTGGGATCATCCCTTTAGAGAATCTGAGTATCCGGGAGGTAGAGGACTCCAAAAAGCCA AACTGCTTTGAGCTTTACATCCCCGACAATAAAGACCAAGTCATCAAAGCCTGCAAGACAGAGGCTGACGGGCGGGTGGTGGAAGGGAACCACACTGTGTACCGAATCTCGGCCCCGACGCcggaggagaaggaggagtggaTCAAATGCATCAA AGCAGCCATCAGCAGGGACCCTTTCTACGAGATGCTGGCAGCGCGGAAGAAGAAGGTCTCCTCCACGAAGAGACACTGA
- the CYTH1 gene encoding cytohesin-1 isoform X3, translating to MVLQAPGEDDVPSDLTAEERQELENIRRRKQELLADIQRLKDEIAEVANEIENLGSTEERKNMQRNKQVAMGRKKFNMDPKKGIQFLIENDLLKNTCEDIAQFLYKGEGLNKTAIGDYLGERDEFNIQVLHAFVELHEFTDLNLVQALRQFLWSFRLPGEAQKIDRMMEAFAQRYCQCNHGVFQSTDTCYVLSFAIIMLNTSLHNPNVKDKPTVERFIAMNRGINDGGDLPEELLRNLYESIKNEPFKIPEDDGNDLTHTFFNPDREGWLLKLGGGRVKTWKRRWFILTDNCLYYFEYTTDKEPRGIIPLENLSIREVEDSKKPNCFELYIPDNKDQVIKACKTEADGRVVEGNHTVYRISAPTPEEKEEWIKCIKAAISRDPFYEMLAARKKKVSSTKRH from the exons ATG TTCCCAGTGACCTGACCGCAGAGGAGCGCCAGGAACTGGAGAACATCCGGCGGAGAAAGCAGGAGCTGCTGGCCGACATTCAG AGGCTCAAGGATGAGATAGCAGAGGTAGCTAATGAAATTGAAAACCTCGGGTCCACAGAAGAAAG GAAAAACATGCAGAGGAACAAACAGGTAGCCATGGGCAGGAAGAAATTTAACATGGACCCTAAAAAG GGGATCCAGTTCTTAATAGAGAATGACCTGCTGAAGAACACTTGTGAGGACATCGCCCAGTTCTTGTACAAAGGGGAGGGGCTCAACAAGACCGCCATCGGCGACTACCTGGGGGAGAG AGATGAGTTTAATATCCAGGTTCTTCACGCATTTGTGGAGTTGCATGAGTTCACTGACCTCAACCTCGTCCAGGCGCTACG GCAGTTCCTGTGGAGCTTCCGGCTACCGGGAGAGGCCCAGAAGATCGACCGGATGATGGAGGCGTTCGCGCAGCGCTACTGCCAGTGCAACCACGGCGTGTTCCAGTCCACAG ATACTTGTTACGTCCTCTCGTTTGCCATCATCATGTTGAACACCAGCCTGCACAACCCCAACGTCAAAGATAAGCCCACTGTGGAGAGGTTCATCGCCATGAACCGCGGCATCAACGACGGGGGAGACCTGCCCGAGGAGCTGCTCCGG AATCTGTATGAGAGCATAAAAAACGAGCCTTTTAAAATCCCAGAGGATGATGGGAATGACCTCACTCACACATTCTTCAACCCAGACCGGGAAGGCTGGCTATTGAAACTCGG AGGTGGCAGGGTCAAGACTTGGAAAAGACGCTGGTTTATTCTGACCGACAACTGCCTTTACTACTTTGAATACACGACG GACAAGGAGCCCCGTGGGATCATCCCTTTAGAGAATCTGAGTATCCGGGAGGTAGAGGACTCCAAAAAGCCA AACTGCTTTGAGCTTTACATCCCCGACAATAAAGACCAAGTCATCAAAGCCTGCAAGACAGAGGCTGACGGGCGGGTGGTGGAAGGGAACCACACTGTGTACCGAATCTCGGCCCCGACGCcggaggagaaggaggagtggaTCAAATGCATCAA AGCAGCCATCAGCAGGGACCCTTTCTACGAGATGCTGGCAGCGCGGAAGAAGAAGGTCTCCTCCACGAAGAGACACTGA
- the CYTH1 gene encoding cytohesin-1 isoform X1 — translation MQRNKQVAMGRKKFNMDPKKGIQFLIENDLLKNTCEDIAQFLYKGEGLNKTAIGDYLGERDEFNIQVLHAFVELHEFTDLNLVQALRQFLWSFRLPGEAQKIDRMMEAFAQRYCQCNHGVFQSTDTCYVLSFAIIMLNTSLHNPNVKDKPTVERFIAMNRGINDGGDLPEELLRNLYESIKNEPFKIPEDDGNDLTHTFFNPDREGWLLKLGGRVKTWKRRWFILTDNCLYYFEYTTDKEPRGIIPLENLSIREVEDSKKPNCFELYIPDNKDQVIKACKTEADGRVVEGNHTVYRISAPTPEEKEEWIKCIKAAISRDPFYEMLAARKKKVSSTKRH, via the exons ATGCAGAGGAACAAACAGGTAGCCATGGGCAGGAAGAAATTTAACATGGACCCTAAAAAG GGGATCCAGTTCTTAATAGAGAATGACCTGCTGAAGAACACTTGTGAGGACATCGCCCAGTTCTTGTACAAAGGGGAGGGGCTCAACAAGACCGCCATCGGCGACTACCTGGGGGAGAG AGATGAGTTTAATATCCAGGTTCTTCACGCATTTGTGGAGTTGCATGAGTTCACTGACCTCAACCTCGTCCAGGCGCTACG GCAGTTCCTGTGGAGCTTCCGGCTACCGGGAGAGGCCCAGAAGATCGACCGGATGATGGAGGCGTTCGCGCAGCGCTACTGCCAGTGCAACCACGGCGTGTTCCAGTCCACAG ATACTTGTTACGTCCTCTCGTTTGCCATCATCATGTTGAACACCAGCCTGCACAACCCCAACGTCAAAGATAAGCCCACTGTGGAGAGGTTCATCGCCATGAACCGCGGCATCAACGACGGGGGAGACCTGCCCGAGGAGCTGCTCCGG AATCTGTATGAGAGCATAAAAAACGAGCCTTTTAAAATCCCAGAGGATGATGGGAATGACCTCACTCACACATTCTTCAACCCAGACCGGGAAGGCTGGCTATTGAAACTCG GTGGCAGGGTCAAGACTTGGAAAAGACGCTGGTTTATTCTGACCGACAACTGCCTTTACTACTTTGAATACACGACG GACAAGGAGCCCCGTGGGATCATCCCTTTAGAGAATCTGAGTATCCGGGAGGTAGAGGACTCCAAAAAGCCA AACTGCTTTGAGCTTTACATCCCCGACAATAAAGACCAAGTCATCAAAGCCTGCAAGACAGAGGCTGACGGGCGGGTGGTGGAAGGGAACCACACTGTGTACCGAATCTCGGCCCCGACGCcggaggagaaggaggagtggaTCAAATGCATCAA AGCAGCCATCAGCAGGGACCCTTTCTACGAGATGCTGGCAGCGCGGAAGAAGAAGGTCTCCTCCACGAAGAGACACTGA
- the CYTH1 gene encoding cytohesin-1 isoform X5, whose product MEEDDSYVPSDLTAEERQELENIRRRKQELLADIQRLKDEIAEVANEIENLGSTEERKNMQRNKQVAMGRKKFNMDPKKGIQFLIENDLLKNTCEDIAQFLYKGEGLNKTAIGDYLGERDEFNIQVLHAFVELHEFTDLNLVQALRQFLWSFRLPGEAQKIDRMMEAFAQRYCQCNHGVFQSTDTCYVLSFAIIMLNTSLHNPNVKDKPTVERFIAMNRGINDGGDLPEELLRNLYESIKNEPFKIPEDDGNDLTHTFFNPDREGWLLKLGGGRVKTWKRRWFILTDNCLYYFEYTTDKEPRGIIPLENLSIREVEDSKKPNCFELYIPDNKDQVIKACKTEADGRVVEGNHTVYRISAPTPEEKEEWIKCIKAAISRDPFYEMLAARKKKVSSTKRH is encoded by the exons TTCCCAGTGACCTGACCGCAGAGGAGCGCCAGGAACTGGAGAACATCCGGCGGAGAAAGCAGGAGCTGCTGGCCGACATTCAG AGGCTCAAGGATGAGATAGCAGAGGTAGCTAATGAAATTGAAAACCTCGGGTCCACAGAAGAAAG GAAAAACATGCAGAGGAACAAACAGGTAGCCATGGGCAGGAAGAAATTTAACATGGACCCTAAAAAG GGGATCCAGTTCTTAATAGAGAATGACCTGCTGAAGAACACTTGTGAGGACATCGCCCAGTTCTTGTACAAAGGGGAGGGGCTCAACAAGACCGCCATCGGCGACTACCTGGGGGAGAG AGATGAGTTTAATATCCAGGTTCTTCACGCATTTGTGGAGTTGCATGAGTTCACTGACCTCAACCTCGTCCAGGCGCTACG GCAGTTCCTGTGGAGCTTCCGGCTACCGGGAGAGGCCCAGAAGATCGACCGGATGATGGAGGCGTTCGCGCAGCGCTACTGCCAGTGCAACCACGGCGTGTTCCAGTCCACAG ATACTTGTTACGTCCTCTCGTTTGCCATCATCATGTTGAACACCAGCCTGCACAACCCCAACGTCAAAGATAAGCCCACTGTGGAGAGGTTCATCGCCATGAACCGCGGCATCAACGACGGGGGAGACCTGCCCGAGGAGCTGCTCCGG AATCTGTATGAGAGCATAAAAAACGAGCCTTTTAAAATCCCAGAGGATGATGGGAATGACCTCACTCACACATTCTTCAACCCAGACCGGGAAGGCTGGCTATTGAAACTCGG AGGTGGCAGGGTCAAGACTTGGAAAAGACGCTGGTTTATTCTGACCGACAACTGCCTTTACTACTTTGAATACACGACG GACAAGGAGCCCCGTGGGATCATCCCTTTAGAGAATCTGAGTATCCGGGAGGTAGAGGACTCCAAAAAGCCA AACTGCTTTGAGCTTTACATCCCCGACAATAAAGACCAAGTCATCAAAGCCTGCAAGACAGAGGCTGACGGGCGGGTGGTGGAAGGGAACCACACTGTGTACCGAATCTCGGCCCCGACGCcggaggagaaggaggagtggaTCAAATGCATCAA AGCAGCCATCAGCAGGGACCCTTTCTACGAGATGCTGGCAGCGCGGAAGAAGAAGGTCTCCTCCACGAAGAGACACTGA
- the CYTH1 gene encoding cytohesin-1 isoform X2 has translation MQRNKQVAMGRKKFNMDPKKGIQFLIENDLLKNTCEDIAQFLYKGEGLNKTAIGDYLGERDEFNIQVLHAFVELHEFTDLNLVQALRQFLWSFRLPGEAQKIDRMMEAFAQRYCQCNHGVFQSTDTCYVLSFAIIMLNTSLHNPNVKDKPTVERFIAMNRGINDGGDLPEELLRNLYESIKNEPFKIPEDDGNDLTHTFFNPDREGWLLKLGGRVKTWKRRWFILTDNCLYYFEYTTDKEPRGIIPLENLSIREVEDSKKPNCFELYIPDNKDQVIKACKTEADGRVVEGNHTVYRISAPTPEEKEEWIKCIK, from the exons ATGCAGAGGAACAAACAGGTAGCCATGGGCAGGAAGAAATTTAACATGGACCCTAAAAAG GGGATCCAGTTCTTAATAGAGAATGACCTGCTGAAGAACACTTGTGAGGACATCGCCCAGTTCTTGTACAAAGGGGAGGGGCTCAACAAGACCGCCATCGGCGACTACCTGGGGGAGAG AGATGAGTTTAATATCCAGGTTCTTCACGCATTTGTGGAGTTGCATGAGTTCACTGACCTCAACCTCGTCCAGGCGCTACG GCAGTTCCTGTGGAGCTTCCGGCTACCGGGAGAGGCCCAGAAGATCGACCGGATGATGGAGGCGTTCGCGCAGCGCTACTGCCAGTGCAACCACGGCGTGTTCCAGTCCACAG ATACTTGTTACGTCCTCTCGTTTGCCATCATCATGTTGAACACCAGCCTGCACAACCCCAACGTCAAAGATAAGCCCACTGTGGAGAGGTTCATCGCCATGAACCGCGGCATCAACGACGGGGGAGACCTGCCCGAGGAGCTGCTCCGG AATCTGTATGAGAGCATAAAAAACGAGCCTTTTAAAATCCCAGAGGATGATGGGAATGACCTCACTCACACATTCTTCAACCCAGACCGGGAAGGCTGGCTATTGAAACTCG GTGGCAGGGTCAAGACTTGGAAAAGACGCTGGTTTATTCTGACCGACAACTGCCTTTACTACTTTGAATACACGACG GACAAGGAGCCCCGTGGGATCATCCCTTTAGAGAATCTGAGTATCCGGGAGGTAGAGGACTCCAAAAAGCCA AACTGCTTTGAGCTTTACATCCCCGACAATAAAGACCAAGTCATCAAAGCCTGCAAGACAGAGGCTGACGGGCGGGTGGTGGAAGGGAACCACACTGTGTACCGAATCTCGGCCCCGACGCcggaggagaaggaggagtggaTCAAATGCATCAAGTAG